TTTCGGATTTAATTGAAAGAATGAATAAGAAGGATGATATACAGGAATGTAATACCTATATCCGTAAAGAGAGTACTCGGTTGTTAAATATGGTTGAGGATTTGTTACAGACCTCACTGATTGGTGATGAGGCTTGGCGTATCAAGCTGGAGTGTACTGATTTAGGGGCTGTCATTATGGATAGTCTACGTATCTTAGAGCCGACCCTTCAAAAATCCGCGATTGTTACCACGCTAAAGATCTCATCTTGTGAAGTGAATTTAGATCCCAAGAGAACTCAGCAAGTTCTATTTAACGTGATTGATAACGCTATTAAGCATAGTGAATGTACAAATCTCTATATCGAGTTAACGGAGCATGGGGACTGTGGGCTGGTTCGTATCATAGATAACGGGAGAGGGATATCACAACAATTGCAAAGTATATTATTTCTACCCTCGGCAGAGAAACAGGATCGTATTATTTCAAACGAATCACATGGGTTAGGATTACCTCTATGTAAACAGTTTATGGAACTTCAAGGAGGGAGTATCGTCATTACTAGCTCGGAGAAGAAGGGGACAGAGATTCAGCTGAGATTCCTCTTAACATAACAAATGTAAGCGCTGTTACAAAACTGATACAAATTTAAAATTTTTCTGATATATGAGGAGGTTAAAGTAAGTGCCAGAGGATAAGAAAGGGCTTTCATGGTTTCGCCTCATCTTGTTACAAGTCATCATAGGCAGTCTGCTAATCGGCATGTGCGCTTACACTTTTCGAATACCTCTTGATGAAGTACATGTTGTACCTCGACAGGAGGATCAACTTGACCGGATTGCTGGCGTTCCGATGCGCGTGGATATTACGTATCCAGGCCTAGGGACGATATCCATTGAGGATCCGAAGGAATTGCTGAAATTGAGATCTACTTTTTCCGGGTTGTTATCATCAGGAATGCAGCGTCCACAACAGTTAGTTCCGAGACTTCTGTTGACGGGAACGATGGCCTATCTGGATCAAGAAGATATTCCTTTTCAAGTGGAAACGAATGCGTTTCACTTCGGTGCAGAGTCAGTTAATTCGCTTAATGTAAGTGCAACTATCCGCAAGCTGCAAAGTACACTCATCGATAAGATGTTAACAACGTCGAGTATTGGATCTGCTGTGGAAAACAAGATTAATGATGTGTTCACACTACAGCAGGGAGTACTTACAGCTCTCACTCAGGTTGAGAGGAAGGCGTTGATATCGCAGATTCGTGCAGCAGAGCGTATTATCGATTTCAGCCATTTTGATGACTTACAACGTACACCCGATGCTCACTTTGTCATTCAGCTCACGAATGATTATCGAGTGAAAAAGCACTGGATCCATGTGGATCGTTATAACGGCGCTTACTTCGTGGTCTATGACCTTCTGGATGAGACCAATCAAAGAGTCTATTTCAAACTAAATAATGCCTCATACTGATCTTGAAGGGATGGTTTAGTCTATGGCGAGAAAGAAAAAAAACAGTAAGTCAGTCATTTTATTGTCAGTCATAGTAGTTGTGTTGGTAGCGGGGTTCTTCATGTATAAATCAGGAGTATTTGGCGGTAAAGAAATGAAAAAAATCACCGTATATTCCATTTTTCAAGAGGAAGAGGCTCGTAAAATTCTGGATAAATTCAAAGCTGAAACTGGAATTGACTATGACATCCTACGTTTACCAAGTGGAGAAGCGGTATCCCGTGTACAGAATGAAATGTCGAATCCACAAGCCGACTTTCTGATGGGAGGGCCAGCGGATTCGCACCAAGTACTGAAAGAGGCAGGTTCATTGGAAGCTTATGATTCTCCGAATGCTTCTGACATCGCTGACAATATGAAAGACAAAGATGGCTTCTGGACAGGGTTTTATCTAAATCCAATCGCTATAGGTATTAATGAAGAACGTTGGAAAGAGAAATATGGTAGTGATCCATACCCTGAAACTTTTAAGGATTTGCTTGATCCTAAATTCAAAGGTGAAATTGGTATGTCCGATCCAGCAACATCGGGTACAGCATATACAGCAGTAGCTTCTTTAGCCCAAGTATGGGGTGATGATGAGATGTTGAACTATATCAAACAGTTGCTGCCTAACCTTAAGGAAAGACCTAAGTCTGGCATTGAGCCCATTCAGAAAGCTGCTAAAGGGGAGTATACAATTGGCGTGACTTTCCTAGGCGATCAATTGAAGATTAAATACCAAGGCAACCCAATTGTTAGTGTTGTTCCAGAAGCAGCAGGTTATGAAGTTGGAGCCTTATCCATTGTTAAGGGTGGGCCTAATACAGAGGCTGCGAAGAAGCTTATGGACTATATGCTTACCAATGAACCGGGTGAGTTGTATACGCAATCTGCATACGCAGTATCCGTTAAAGCATCAGTACCGATTCCTAAAGGTGGCATTGATATTAAAACAACGAAATACAACGATGCTTATGATTTGTTAAAAGCAGCATCGCAGCGTAAAGAGTTGCAAAATGCATTAAAAGATTTGAAATAAAAGAGCCAATAGGGGTATTGCAGGGCTGTACCATATATGATGACTGTAATGCCCCTCAAATTGGATGGCAGAAAGGTGGGAGTCGCCCCCTATGAAAGAAAAAAAAGGCATTGGGGAGTCGATCAACAGGCTCTTTAAAGATCCGTCGTCACTCGTACTTGTACTGACTAGCTTTGCATTTCTCATTCTATTTGTTATTTATCCGCTGGTAATCGTTGTGTTTACATCTGGATTTGATAATTGGGCAACGTTTTTTAGTAAACCCCGTTATGGAAAAGCGCTATTAAATACGGTAGTTAGCTCATCATTATCCGCTTTTACAGCAACAGTGTTTGGATTTATATACGCGTATGCAATTCACTACAGTAACATCAGAGGAAAGAAGTTCTTTCGATTTATAGCCTTTATTCCATTATTAGCTCCTTCGGTTATGAGTGGTTTAGCATTCCTATTGCTTTTTGGACGTGGGGGAATGATCTCACAATGGTTAAATACCAACTTTAATTTTGAGCTTGATTTGTATGGATTACCGGGGTTGTGGATTGTTCAAACGATATCCTATTTTCCACTTGCCTACATGACTATAACGGGTGTGCTCCGCGCTATATCACCGAATCTGGAGATAGCAGCACAGAATCTTGGAGCTAGAGGATTCAAATTATTCAGGACGATTACGCTGAAACTTGCACTTCCAGGTGTTATTAACGCATTCTTGCTGGTAGCGATTAACTGCTTCGCTGACTTCGGAAATCCAAAGCTAATTGGTGGTAACTATTCACTTTTAGCAGTTGAAATTTACGGAGAAATCATTAATAACGAGGCAGGACTAGCTTCGGTCATGGGGATTATCTTAGTAATTCCTGCACTGATTGTATTCTGGGTTCAGAATAAGATTTTATCTAAAGGCTCCTACTCAACGATAACTGGTAAGCCGGTATCTGGTTTGAAACGGATCACTACGTCTAAGAAGACAGATGCATTACTTTTCTCTTTTAACAGTTTAATCTCATTGTTCATTATTTCGATGTTTGCGATCACCATTCTTTTCGCCTTTACGAAAAACTTTGGTCGAGATAATACATTCACACTGGATCATATAATGAAAGTTGTCTTTAGTTCATCTAGTCCAGCCGTTTTGAACAGCTTAGTGTTATCGCTAATTAGTGCGTTGCTGGCGGTGGCTCTTGCATTAGTGCTCGCCTATATAGTAGTTCGCAAACCTTTTCCAGGAAAAAAATTACTAGATTTCAGCGCGGTTCTTCCAATTGCGCTTCCAGGAACATTCGTTGGTCTTGCACTGATTGTTGCGTTTAGTAAAGGTCCGATTGTTTTGCAGGGATCTGCAGCATTGATTGTCATTGCGATGTTACTTAAACAGATGCCTGTAGGTTATCGGGGCTTGACTGCGTCTTTTAAACAAGTGGATAAATCGATCGAAGAAGCAGCCACCAATCTGGGTGCGAGTAGCCGTAAGACGCTAACAACGATTGTATTTCCAATGTTGCAAAAAACCGTCGTAGCGAACTTTGTCTATGCGTTTATGAAAAATATGAATACTTTGAGTACGATAATCTTCCTAATTACCCCTAAATGGGTTGTTGCAGCAGTATCGATCTTTAACTATGCCGAAACGGGAACCTATTATTGGGCAGCCGCTGTGGCAGTGGGTTTGATGGGTGCAACGCTTGGAACACTGGGAGTGATCAAGTTGATCTTCCGTTCCAAAGTGAAAATATTTGATTTCTAATGATTTTGAAGGGAGTGGGTACGATGGAATCCAACATACTACTAGATTTGAAAAATGTGAATAAAGTGTTCGGCAATAACCATGTCTTGAAAAATATCAACTTAAAGATTGAACGAGGGAAGTTCATCACCTTCCTTGGTCCGAGTGGTTGTGGGAAGACGACTTTATTACGTTCCATCGCGGGTTTCTATACCATCGATGATGGTGAGGTGTGGATTGACGGGAATTTGGTTAATGAATTACCTCCATATAAAAGGGGCACTCCAATGGTGTTCCAGGAATATGCCTTGTTCCCGCATATGACGGTATTTGATAATATTGCTTATGGACTAGATATTAAGAAAAGACCTGAAGCAGAAGTACAGGAACGGGTAATGGCTGTTATGGCTCAGGTCAAATTATCCGGACTTGAAGAGCGATATCCCCATGAAATGTCTGGTGGACAACAGCAACGTGTAGCTATGGCTCGTGCCTTAGTGATGAATTCGCCGATTATTCTCCTGGATGAGCCACTAAGTAATCTAGATGCTAAATTACGTGAAGAGGTACGCGTTGAGCTGCGAACAATTCAACAGGAACTTGGACTAACCGTAATATATGTAACGCATGATCAATTGGAAGCTTTGTCGATGTCAGATCAGATCGTTGTTTTTAATAAAGGAGCTATTGATCAGTACGGTACGCCGCATGAAATATATTATAAACCTCGTACACAATATGTAGCTGATTTTATTGGTTCTACCAATTTTATTGAGGCAGTAGTCATGCAAAGTAAAGAGGGTACGGCAACAGTTAGCTACGGCTTTGGAGGGGATAATGTTACTATTACTACAGATGAAAAGCTGACAGAGGGTGAGGAAGTTCTTCTGAGTGTTCGCCCCGAATCATTGCGACTAAATCATCCGGACATTAGCGGATTTAACATCATGGGAGTAGTCCAATCCTCGATGTTTCTAGGAGAAAAGGAAAGATATTTCCTTGCAGATCAATGGGGCAAAGAATGGATTGTCGATGCTTATGATATTGGTCAAAAGACTTTCGATGGTCAAGTTCGGATGAGTGCGGCAATAGACAAAATTCATATTATTAAAAAGGTTAGTCCGTAAACTGAAGTAGATGTTCCAAAAAAGGAAAACAGTCGTTTTCCTTTTTTGGCGTATCGTTTTTTTATAGAACGGCGGCTATAGGCTAGTTTAGCGGGAGGAGACGTTCTAATTGAGAACAAAGGTAATTATCCTGTCATTGGTTGCGGTAACAATACTTCTTCTAATATATTTCTATCCTGGCCAGAAAAGCAATCAGCCTCTCAAAGTATATGTAATTTTTCAAGAGGATGAAGCGCGTATTCTGTTGGAGAAATATAAGAAGAAGACGGGACAGTCTTATGAGCTTATTCGCATGTCTGGCGGTGAGGCAAGCTACCATTTGATGTCGATCAATAAGACAGGCATTGATGTTGTTCTCGGTGGGCCTGCTGATCTTCATGAGCAGCTCAAGAACAAAGGGAAATTAATTCGCTATTCATCACATGTTGCTGATGAGATCCCCGACATCTATAAAGATAAAATGGGCTATTGGACAGGTATATACATGGGTGCATTGGCTATTGGTGTAAATGAGCAGGTCTGGAATCAAGATCCTCAGCTTGTAGCTTTACCTCTTCCGGAACGCTACGAAGACTTATTACGTCCCGAGCTCAAGGGGAAAATTGAAATTCCGGACCCAGAAACCTCAGGTACAGGATACACATTGCTAGCCTCTCTTGCACAAGAACGTGGGGAGGAGCAAGCTCTAGCATTGGTGAGTGCTCTTAAGAAGCAGAGTTCATCAACTACATTCTCAGGAATTAGTTCTGCCCAGCGGCTTGCAGTAGGTGAAGTTGCTGCTGTTATCAGCTTTATGGGCGACCAGCTTCGATTTAAGAATTCGGGATATGCTATACAATCTTCTATTCCTCCACAAGCTGGATGGGAGATAGGTGCAGTGTCGATCTTGAAAGGTGGGAACAACGTGACTGCTGCTAAGCAGCTGGTAGATTTTGTACTGTCAACAGATGCTCAGACAGATTATATGAATTCCGCATTTTCCTTACCTGTGATGCCGAATATTAAGATCCATCCGCTTTTGTCTTCTGTTAAGCTGGAAAAATTAATGATTACGTATCGATTCGATATCGCTGCTGCGAACCGAGAGGAATTACTCGCTAAATGGCATGAGGCCAATAAACGCTAAGGGATTGTTCACTCATTATTCAACGGCCATCGAGAACTTTATGGTTAAGTTCTCAATGGCCGTTATTTATTACTCGAGAAAACCAACTTTCATCATATGAAAAATTCACAATAGAAAATCACAAAATAAACAACTCTATCTAGTTACTTTCAATAAATTCATCATCTATCCCTATTAAATTTCTATACAAATCGGAAAAAGTGAACCCACTACCACATTTCAGGTTGTGAAAGTTGGAAAATAGTGCTTATACTAGAGTTATAGAAGGTAAGATTAACCAAAAAAAACACAACATGAGGAGGGTTTATATGGCGTTTATGATTGCTCAACGGGCTTTTATCAAGGTGTATCTTATAACAATGGTAGAACAACATCGCGGGTATGGATACCAAATGCTTGAGGATTTACGTCGAGATTTCAAGGCACATGGATATTCCCCTCCACAGAGCGAAATTTATCGCGCGCTGCATGAGCTGGTACAGCAAGGAATTTTATATCGTACTAAACAGCTAAAAGGGAATGACCCGAAGGTGGATTTTCAAGAAATCGTCTTATACCATTTCACAACTGATGGAGAAGAGAAAGCGAAGCTATATAAGAAGCAGGTGAAGACGGATCTTGATCGCTGCTTAGGTATTTTGAACAAGGCGGTTGCGGATAACTTCTAGAACTGGAACTATAGTTATATTTTCAGGATGCTCTCACCCTGTTATAATGGTTACTGCCGGATAATTGCAGTATATACTTGGAGGTAACAAATGATGGATGAACATATGAAACGTCGATTGGACAAACAACGTAAGCTATTCAGCCAACTTGGCATCACTCTAGATGCTCTAACCATACATGAAAAAGAATTCAGTATGAAGCTTCGTGGTTACGATGCGGAGGAAGTGGATACATTTTTAGATAGCGTAATCAAGGATTATGAGCGTTTTTATGCGACAATTGCTGATCTGATGGATAAATGGCAAGAACAGCAGCTGGAGATGCGAGAATTAAAATCAGAAACCAAAGCCACAGAGGTTATTCAGGTCCCAGTACTTAGAGGCATCGACCCAAAGGAATTAGAAGAGGTCATTTTAAAACTAGAGACCAATGTCCGTCAGCTTAAAGAAAAGCTTCCCCAAATTGAAAGCTATTTATAACTCGTGGATTTTTGAGTTTCAGGAGCTGCGCTTGACATTTATAAATTTACCATTGACGAGTTAGCAGTTCATGATTTATGATATGTTCATAAATGATCATTTATATTTTAGTGGCGTGTTACCGTTAAGGGCATGAGCCAAGGATTGTCTTCATCTCGATGAGACATTTCTTGGCTTTTTTTGTTCCTAATTGACGATAATATGGGAAAGGAGTGATGAGCTTGTCGCGGGAGATCGAGCAATTTCAAGTACAGCGTGTGATTGGGAACAACGTTGTAATGGTTCAGGGAAGCAAGAACGGCAAGGAATATGTCATTATCGGTAAAGGCATTGGTTTTGCTGTGAAAGGTTCAGGTGTGATTGAAGGAAACGATCCTCGTATTGAGAAATTGTTTCGTCTAGAAGACCGCGAATCCTGGAGTCAGTATCAAATATTGCTGGAAGACATAGATCCCAAAGTGATGAGAATAACTGATGAAATAATTGCTGATATCCAAAGTCAATTTCCTGACAAATTAAACGACAAGATTTATTTGGCACTCCCGAGCCACATTCAGTTCACCATTTACCGTCTGCGCAACGGGATGGATATTATTAATCCTTTTTTACAAGAAACTAAGATGTCTTTTCCGAAGGAATTTGATATCGCTTACAAGGCATCAGAGAAGATCAATGCTGAATTTCAGGTGCAAATTCCCGAAGACGAGGTTGGATTTCTAACTTATCATGTGTACTCCGCAGTTAACAATGTATCGGTGGGTCAGTTAGTAAAAGCATCTAATATCGTGAGTGAACTTCTAGACATGATTCAGCAAGAACGGAATATAACTTTTGAGCATGGCAGTATGAATCATATTCGATTAATGATCCACTTGCGGTTTTCGCTGGAACGTATTTTGAAAGGATCACTAATAGATAATCCTTTTGTGAAACATATTAAGAAGGAATACAAAGAGGAATACAAGTTATCTCAAAAGCTCGGTAAAGTGATGCAAAAATCTCTTGGTGTAGATATCCCGGAAGAAGAGCTGTGTTTCCTAGCGATGCACTTACACCGATTATTTCAGACTTTAGTGAAACAAAACTAACAACTTTAGAGGAGTGGAGCATATGTTTTCCAAATGGAAATCAAAAAAAGAAGAGAAACATACTGGACATACAATCGAAATCATGGCACCAATCAGTGGAGAAGCAGTTTCATTAACAGAGGTTCCGGATGAAACCTTTGCTGGTGGTCATATGGGTAGCGGAGTTGCAATCAGACCTTCTGAGGGGATCCTAAAGGCTCCTTTTGATGGCACGGTTGCTCATATCGTGAAATCGAGTCATGCAGTTATTCTGGAACATTCCTCCGGTGTGCAATTGCTGTTACATATCGGAATCGATACTGTCAGTCTTAAGGGCAACGGATTTGTTAGTCATATTGCCTCTGGAGATCAAGTGAAGGCAGGTCAAACCTTAATCGAATTTGATCTGGACGTTATTCGCGCAGCAGGCTGTGACACAATTTCACCTGTAATCGTGACTAGTACGGAGGAAACACCACCTCAAGTGAACGGACATTATGGTCAGGTTACAGCAGGACAGGATCTGATTCTTACAGTGGCTTCAAAGTAATAAGCTGATACAGCATTACTACTATTGAATCGAAAGGATGATATTTTATGTTGGGTTTTCTACAGAAATTAGGTAAGTCGCTTATGCTTCCGGTAGCAACTTTGCCTGCGGCAGCTATTCTTCAAGGATTAGGTCTGATTAACTACGAAAAAGATATACCTCTGGGGGCAACGATAGGTGGATTCCTGAACCATTATTTTGTTCCATTTCTAAATGCCGGTTCGGGTGCTATCTTCGGAAATCTTGCTCTAATCTTCGCAGTAGGGGTTGCCATTGGATTTGCCAAGGACGCCGTAGCAGCCTTGTCAGCAGTAATTGCATACTTAGTACTAGACAAGATTCTGATTGCCGTACCCCTTCAGTTCTCTTTTATTGATGATGCTGTAAAGTTGAATATGGGTGTGCTTGGGGGTATATTTGCCGGTGCCTGGGCAGCATTTCTATATAAGAAATATCACAATATAAAGATGCCAGATTGGCTTGGGTTCTTCGCGGGTAAACGTTTTGTTCCAATCATTACCGCAGCTTCCACGATGGTCCTTGCAGTATTAATTGGGATGGTCTGGAGCCCTGTACAAGATGTAATTAGTGATTTCGGAAACTGGGTAGTGTCACTTGGCGCAGTTGGAGCGTTCATTTTCGGTACAGCTAACCGTTTGTTGATTCCGACAGGTCTTCACCACGTACTTAATTCGATTGCTTGGTTCCAAATTGGTGATTTTACGAATGCAGCGGGTGAATTGGTTAACGGTGACTTAAATCGCTTCTTCGCTGGAGACAAAACAGCTGGGATGTTTATGACTGGATTCTTCCCAATCATGATGTTTGCGCTTCCAGGTGCAGCGCTTGCATTTATTCATACAGCTAAACCAGAAAAACGTAAAATGGTAGCTTCCATCTTCATCGGTTCTGCTATTGCTTCCTTCTTAACAGGAATCACAGAACCACTTGAGTTCTCCTTTATGTTCTTGGCACCAGCCTTGTACGCAGTTCATGCTTTACTTACAGGATTCTCGATGGCGTTAATGTACATTCTGGATGTTAAGCTTGGTTTTGGTTTCTCCGCTGGTTTGATCGATTATCTGATAAACATGAAGCTATCCACCAATGCATGGATTCTTATCCCTGTAGGTCTGTGTTTCTTCGTTCTGTACTATGTGTTGTTCCGCTTTATCATCACGAAGTTCAAGCTTAAGACCCCTGGTCGCGAAGATGATGATGATGCGCTTGTAGCACCAACTGGAGGTAACGGAACAGGTTCAGCTGTTTCTTCCAAGGCTGCTCAAATTCTTGAGCACATCGGCGGACCTTCAAACATCGAAAATATCGATGCTTGTATTACACGCCTACGTCTGATCGTTAAAGACGAAAAAGCCGTTAAAGATTCCGCACTGAAACAACTCGGTGCTTCCGGTGTAATGAGACTTGGTCAAGGTGCTGTACAAATCGTATTTGGTCCGAAATCGGAGCAATACAAAGAGGAAATCGAGAAGTTACTATAACTTAACGTACTCCGTTTAAATTTATTAGCAAGGGCTAGTCCGCATACTAGCCCTTGTTTTTTTTGTATACTTACAGGTATAAAGTGTTGCAATATACACAATACCTAGTATAATACTTGGTATAACCATACAAAGGAGTCGGTACATATGTCAGTCGACGATTATCTGGACCTTTTAAATTATGCCAAAGCAATTAACGATGGACAGTGGCAGGCTGACATCATAGAGAGCTTAAAGAATCTTAACACAGTATCGGAAGAACCTCAGGTTCAAGAAGAAAGTGTGATAGAATTATGGTCACGGTTTGATTCCGTTAACATATTGATCATGAAGTTGTTTGAGAAGCTGCGTAAGAATGAAGAATCAGATGAAGTGTTACATTGGAAAGAACAGCTGCTGGAGCTTAAGCTGGAGCGGAGTATTTTGTCCAAGAAGATTCTTAACCGATATATTCGAATTCGATAATTGGGATCAAAATAGATAGGTAAGACCAATAATGAAGACAGTTACCTTATTAATTAGGGGCTGTCTTTTTGTATGTTTTATAATGGATTATGATAATTATGAAGAATTCTGATACAAAAATGTACTGACAGTCGTCTTACTTATAGCTGCAGCTGATAAGGAGGATTTAAACGATGGAAATTCCGGAATCTGAAATTTTTAAAACAATATTTTATGAACATTACCCTGTTGTCCGCCGTAAGCTTGCCGCTTTGGTACGTGATGAATCGGCGGCTGATGATTTAGCTCAAGAAGTTTTTCTGAGATTGTACCGTAATCCACCAGATGATCCAGCAGCGCTGGGTGCCTGGCTTCATAGAGTCCTAACTCGTATTGGATATGATTATTTGGACAAAAAAGCAGGGGAACGGCGACTGCAGAATAAACAAGAGCAGCTTTATGATGCTAGTGAATCTCCCCCTTCAGGTGAAGAAGTCATTATTAGTAAGCTAGATCAGGAAGATGTACACATCTGGCTGAATGAATTGCCTGAAAGAGACAGACAAGCGCTTCTTCTTCGCTACTCGGGGTACAGTTATGTGGAAATCGCAGGAGAGCTTGGAGTAAGACCTCCAGTAGTAGGGACCCTGCTTCACCGAGCGACAGAAAAACTAAGACAAAATGCAACGAAGGCGATACCCCAGACGAAGTAGACTTCTTTTGAGGAGAAGTTACGAAGTAATCTTTAAAATCAGGAGGTATAATAATGAATAACTATTCAGGAAAGCAAGATAAAGATAAGCAAAGTACAGACGAAGCCTGGGCCAAGCTACAGTGTAAGTTAGAGAATGAACCTTATAATCCTCAATGGGCAAAATGGAGTCAAAATACGGAAGCTCAAACTGAGGATTCTGTTAACTTAAGTCAGGTAGAAAATCTAGAGAACCTTGAATCAGAGTCAACTCCAACGGTAGTACAGGACATACTTATAACTACCCATGATAAGAAAGTACAACGTCCGCGTCGACTGCGTATGAACCGTCGTCGGAAGCTAGGAGTTGTAGCTGCGAGTGTAGCTGTTTTTGCAGTCATTCTCGCGACCCCAATAGGAAACACAGCAATGGCATCCATTCTGAATCAGTTCAGGATGGAACAGGTTACGGTTGTTCATGAGAGTGATCTGCGTAATATTTTCACACAGGTGGCTGAAGACGGTGAACTTAATCGATCAATTAATCAATTCGGTGAGTTTACAAACGCTAGCGGGGCTTACATTGGTGAGTTGCCTGCGGATCAACTGAAGGCTACCCTAGGCTATCCAGCGAAAACCGCTGCTTTAGTGGAAGGGCATAATTCAGTTACGGTGGGTGCTTCACAAGATATCACGCTTAATCTGAAAGTGGACGAAGTGAACAAAGCCCTGAAGAAAATTGGAGCAGAACATCTGCTGCCCGAATCGATTGACGGTAAACCAATTACACTTCATATCCCGGAATTTGTGAATTACAATCTCTCATCTGACGAAACACACTGGGCAAGTCTGTCGCAGATGAATGCACCTGTACTTAACGTTGATCCTTCTATTAAAGTGGAAGAGGCTTTGGAAGCTGTAATGAATTTCCCACTGCTCCCAGATTACTTGAAGACTAGCTTAATGCAAAGCAGGGTCTTATCCGGAGAAATCCCAATGCCGTTAATCGCTGGTGAAAATACGGAGCAAATAACTGTGGGTGACACTTTAGTTATAGTTGACAATTATGAATACAGCCGCGGTCCTGTATATCAAGCCACATGGATTCAGGATGGACAGCTATTCAATTTGTCAGGTGAGCTCTATTCGAGTAAAGAGAAGCTTATCACCAAGGTTCAGGAGCTGATTGAATCATGAGTACTGCAGCAATTGAAGCCAAGTCCCTAACTAAAGAATATGATAACGGACGCGGTTGTCGAAATGTAAGTATTACTGTAGGGAAAGGGGAAGCCTTTGGCTTCCTCGGCCCTAACGGTGCAGGTAAAAGCACCTTTGTAAAAATGCTTGTAGGTCTTATTCATCCATCAAGTGGCAGTGGAACTCTGTTCGGGCATAAGATTGGTTCGCTAGAAGCTAAATCACTAATCGGTTATTTACCCGAATTGTATCGTTATCAGGAATGGCTAACGGGTGAGGAGGTAGTGAGGCTGCATGCAAGACTATGCGGAATGCAGCGGTCTGTGGCAGATAAGAGAATTCCACAACTTCTTGATGAGGTTGGAATTGGTAAGCGCGGACGTGACCGAGTGAAGCATTACTCTAAGGGAATGCAGCAAAGACTGGGTTTAGCTTGTGCACTTGTTAATGAGCCGGCTATCGTATTTTTGGATGAGCCCTCATCGGCACTAGATCCAATCGGACGTCAGGAAGTCAGGCGTATATTACAGAATCTAAAAGAAAAAGGGGTTACGATATTTCTAAACTCTCATCTGTTAGAGGATGTTGAAGTACTTTGCGACCGAATGGCGCTACTTAATAACGGAGT
This genomic stretch from Paenibacillus sp. FSL H7-0737 harbors:
- a CDS encoding ABC transporter substrate-binding protein, yielding MARKKKNSKSVILLSVIVVVLVAGFFMYKSGVFGGKEMKKITVYSIFQEEEARKILDKFKAETGIDYDILRLPSGEAVSRVQNEMSNPQADFLMGGPADSHQVLKEAGSLEAYDSPNASDIADNMKDKDGFWTGFYLNPIAIGINEERWKEKYGSDPYPETFKDLLDPKFKGEIGMSDPATSGTAYTAVASLAQVWGDDEMLNYIKQLLPNLKERPKSGIEPIQKAAKGEYTIGVTFLGDQLKIKYQGNPIVSVVPEAAGYEVGALSIVKGGPNTEAAKKLMDYMLTNEPGELYTQSAYAVSVKASVPIPKGGIDIKTTKYNDAYDLLKAASQRKELQNALKDLK
- a CDS encoding DUF3919 family protein produces the protein MPEDKKGLSWFRLILLQVIIGSLLIGMCAYTFRIPLDEVHVVPRQEDQLDRIAGVPMRVDITYPGLGTISIEDPKELLKLRSTFSGLLSSGMQRPQQLVPRLLLTGTMAYLDQEDIPFQVETNAFHFGAESVNSLNVSATIRKLQSTLIDKMLTTSSIGSAVENKINDVFTLQQGVLTALTQVERKALISQIRAAERIIDFSHFDDLQRTPDAHFVIQLTNDYRVKKHWIHVDRYNGAYFVVYDLLDETNQRVYFKLNNASY
- a CDS encoding ABC transporter permease; the encoded protein is MKEKKGIGESINRLFKDPSSLVLVLTSFAFLILFVIYPLVIVVFTSGFDNWATFFSKPRYGKALLNTVVSSSLSAFTATVFGFIYAYAIHYSNIRGKKFFRFIAFIPLLAPSVMSGLAFLLLFGRGGMISQWLNTNFNFELDLYGLPGLWIVQTISYFPLAYMTITGVLRAISPNLEIAAQNLGARGFKLFRTITLKLALPGVINAFLLVAINCFADFGNPKLIGGNYSLLAVEIYGEIINNEAGLASVMGIILVIPALIVFWVQNKILSKGSYSTITGKPVSGLKRITTSKKTDALLFSFNSLISLFIISMFAITILFAFTKNFGRDNTFTLDHIMKVVFSSSSPAVLNSLVLSLISALLAVALALVLAYIVVRKPFPGKKLLDFSAVLPIALPGTFVGLALIVAFSKGPIVLQGSAALIVIAMLLKQMPVGYRGLTASFKQVDKSIEEAATNLGASSRKTLTTIVFPMLQKTVVANFVYAFMKNMNTLSTIIFLITPKWVVAAVSIFNYAETGTYYWAAAVAVGLMGATLGTLGVIKLIFRSKVKIFDF
- a CDS encoding extracellular solute-binding protein gives rise to the protein MRTKVIILSLVAVTILLLIYFYPGQKSNQPLKVYVIFQEDEARILLEKYKKKTGQSYELIRMSGGEASYHLMSINKTGIDVVLGGPADLHEQLKNKGKLIRYSSHVADEIPDIYKDKMGYWTGIYMGALAIGVNEQVWNQDPQLVALPLPERYEDLLRPELKGKIEIPDPETSGTGYTLLASLAQERGEEQALALVSALKKQSSSTTFSGISSAQRLAVGEVAAVISFMGDQLRFKNSGYAIQSSIPPQAGWEIGAVSILKGGNNVTAAKQLVDFVLSTDAQTDYMNSAFSLPVMPNIKIHPLLSSVKLEKLMITYRFDIAAANREELLAKWHEANKR
- a CDS encoding helix-turn-helix transcriptional regulator, with the protein product MAFMIAQRAFIKVYLITMVEQHRGYGYQMLEDLRRDFKAHGYSPPQSEIYRALHELVQQGILYRTKQLKGNDPKVDFQEIVLYHFTTDGEEKAKLYKKQVKTDLDRCLGILNKAVADNF
- a CDS encoding ABC transporter ATP-binding protein; protein product: MESNILLDLKNVNKVFGNNHVLKNINLKIERGKFITFLGPSGCGKTTLLRSIAGFYTIDDGEVWIDGNLVNELPPYKRGTPMVFQEYALFPHMTVFDNIAYGLDIKKRPEAEVQERVMAVMAQVKLSGLEERYPHEMSGGQQQRVAMARALVMNSPIILLDEPLSNLDAKLREEVRVELRTIQQELGLTVIYVTHDQLEALSMSDQIVVFNKGAIDQYGTPHEIYYKPRTQYVADFIGSTNFIEAVVMQSKEGTATVSYGFGGDNVTITTDEKLTEGEEVLLSVRPESLRLNHPDISGFNIMGVVQSSMFLGEKERYFLADQWGKEWIVDAYDIGQKTFDGQVRMSAAIDKIHIIKKVSP